A genomic window from Streptomyces mirabilis includes:
- a CDS encoding DUF5926 family protein produces MAKKRPQTKAKQPQLKDGEIPVVGAREPCPCGSGRRYKACHGRAAAHAVTELVQRPFEGLPSEGDWVALRELVPAATVELKLKESLPEGVPSVTLATVLPMAWPALRRDDGSVLIGLQNDTASGDISRDLADTLQRALTAQPGTPIQGRRAPADGPRLQELLDPEGAFEPVVHSGFEFWVPDAEHSTPEVTASLERANAAAIPTVKLSGVDAAYWCETPDKNHLRWVMPYPEEQLLDALARLHAAGRSSLGEGTRLVGSFRAHGLTVPVWDLPTGVTADDVEKPAAEFAERLATALASDAPLTPDERRARGGLTNRQVTLS; encoded by the coding sequence ATGGCCAAGAAGCGACCCCAGACGAAGGCCAAGCAGCCTCAGCTCAAGGACGGGGAGATCCCGGTAGTCGGCGCTCGCGAGCCCTGCCCCTGCGGCAGCGGCCGCCGCTACAAGGCCTGCCACGGCCGGGCGGCCGCACACGCGGTGACGGAGCTGGTCCAGCGCCCCTTCGAGGGCCTGCCGAGCGAGGGCGACTGGGTCGCGCTGCGCGAGCTGGTGCCCGCCGCCACGGTCGAGCTGAAGCTCAAGGAGAGCCTGCCCGAGGGAGTTCCCTCGGTGACGCTCGCCACCGTCCTGCCGATGGCCTGGCCCGCGCTGCGCCGCGACGACGGCTCGGTCCTGATCGGCCTGCAGAACGACACGGCGTCCGGCGACATCAGCCGCGACCTCGCCGACACCCTCCAGCGCGCGCTCACGGCCCAGCCCGGCACCCCGATCCAGGGCCGCCGCGCCCCGGCCGACGGCCCCCGACTGCAGGAACTGCTCGACCCCGAAGGCGCGTTCGAGCCAGTTGTGCACTCGGGCTTCGAGTTCTGGGTCCCGGACGCGGAGCACTCGACGCCGGAGGTCACCGCCTCCCTGGAGCGGGCCAACGCGGCGGCGATCCCGACCGTGAAGCTCTCCGGCGTGGACGCGGCGTACTGGTGCGAGACCCCCGACAAGAACCACCTGCGCTGGGTGATGCCGTACCCCGAGGAGCAGCTTCTGGACGCGCTCGCGCGGCTGCACGCGGCCGGTCGCTCGAGCCTCGGCGAGGGCACGCGGCTGGTCGGTTCCTTCCGTGCGCACGGGCTCACGGTGCCGGTCTGGGACCTGCCGACGGGCGTCACGGCCGACGATGTGGAAAAGCCGGCGGCCGAGTTCGCCGAGCGGCTCGCGACCGCCCTGGCCTCGGACGCACCGCTCACCCCGGACGAGCGGCGAGCACGCGGCGGCCTCACGAACCGACAGGTCACGCTCAGCTGA
- a CDS encoding S1C family serine protease, translated as MSTENEGTAVPPAPSAPPVPVETPAASAQSAAPEGGAPTAQLPAVPPSAPGAPEQTPAYASMGAGAPEAHGHAPGASGAPVSAAEAGWPPPPPAVPSYADGGGSGAGGWGSSYEQPAPKPKNRRGGLVAAILVAALVAGGVGGGIGYSLAKNNDNSTDSTTVSAPSGSGDVKRASGTVANVAAKALPSTVTIEAESSSGSGGTGTGFVFDTQGHILTNNHVVADAVDGGKLTATFPNGKKYDAEVVGHAQGYDVAVIKLKNAPSDLKPLTLGDSDAVAVGDSTIAIGAPFGLSNTVTTGIISAKNRPVASSDGSASSKASYMSALQTDASINPGNSGGPLLDAQGAVIGINSAIQSSSSGGLGGTSQSGSIGLGFAIPINQAKHVAQQLIKTGKPVYPVIGASVSLEDGTGGAKITEQGASGSAAVTSGGPADKAGLKPGDVITKLDDQVIDSGPTLIGEIWTHQPGDVVKLTYTRDGKTHTAEVTLGQRDGDS; from the coding sequence GTGAGCACCGAGAACGAGGGCACTGCAGTACCCCCGGCCCCGTCCGCACCTCCCGTGCCGGTGGAAACTCCCGCTGCTTCCGCGCAGAGCGCTGCGCCCGAAGGGGGCGCGCCGACCGCCCAGCTCCCGGCGGTGCCTCCGAGCGCCCCCGGCGCACCGGAGCAGACACCGGCGTACGCGTCGATGGGCGCCGGGGCTCCTGAGGCTCACGGGCACGCCCCCGGAGCGTCCGGAGCGCCGGTCTCCGCCGCCGAGGCGGGCTGGCCGCCCCCGCCGCCCGCCGTTCCCTCGTACGCGGACGGTGGCGGCTCGGGAGCGGGCGGCTGGGGCTCCTCGTACGAGCAGCCCGCGCCGAAGCCCAAGAACCGGCGCGGCGGCCTGGTCGCGGCGATCCTGGTGGCCGCGCTGGTCGCGGGCGGCGTCGGCGGCGGCATCGGCTACTCGCTGGCCAAGAACAACGACAACTCCACCGACTCGACGACCGTCTCCGCGCCGAGCGGCAGTGGTGACGTGAAGCGGGCCTCGGGCACGGTCGCGAACGTGGCCGCCAAGGCGCTGCCGAGCACCGTCACCATCGAGGCCGAGAGCAGCAGCGGCTCGGGCGGCACCGGCACCGGGTTCGTCTTCGACACCCAGGGCCACATCCTCACCAACAACCACGTCGTGGCGGACGCGGTCGACGGCGGCAAGCTCACCGCGACCTTCCCCAACGGCAAGAAGTACGACGCCGAGGTCGTCGGTCACGCGCAGGGCTACGACGTCGCGGTCATCAAGCTCAAGAACGCGCCGTCGGACCTGAAGCCGCTCACCCTGGGTGACTCCGACGCGGTGGCGGTCGGCGACTCCACGATCGCGATCGGCGCGCCCTTCGGCCTCTCGAACACGGTGACCACGGGCATCATCAGCGCCAAGAACCGCCCCGTGGCCTCCAGCGACGGCAGTGCCAGCAGCAAGGCCTCCTACATGAGCGCCCTGCAGACGGACGCCTCGATCAACCCGGGCAACTCCGGTGGCCCTCTCCTTGACGCCCAGGGCGCGGTCATCGGCATCAACTCGGCGATCCAGTCCTCGAGCAGCGGCGGTCTGGGCGGCACCAGCCAGTCCGGCTCCATCGGCCTCGGCTTCGCGATCCCGATCAACCAGGCGAAGCACGTCGCCCAGCAGCTGATCAAGACCGGCAAGCCGGTCTACCCGGTGATCGGCGCCTCGGTCTCCCTCGAGGACGGCACCGGCGGCGCGAAGATCACCGAGCAGGGCGCGAGCGGCTCCGCGGCGGTCACCTCCGGCGGCCCCGCAGACAAGGCCGGTCTCAAGCCCGGCGACGTCATCACCAAGCTCGACGACCAGGTGATCGACAGCGGCCCGACCCTCATCGGCGAGATCTGGACCCACCAGCCCGGCGACGTCGTGAAGCTCACGTACACGCGCGACGGAAAGACCCACACGGCCGAGGTCACCCTCGGACAGCGCGACGGCGACAGCTGA
- a CDS encoding ATP-binding protein, producing MRQQTWIGRFPVQSRRASTPWRGAKEVSGVALVVAQEVPTSSSMAVPHGPAGVGKARHRMRDQLRTGGVTESVIDDAVLILSELLSNACRHGRPLGDALAGDGDVRAAWRVDASGRLTVEVTDGGGPTRPVPATPSVTAHGGRGLNIITALAKDWGVRDDTRGEVTVWVVVQDDVTDTAAARRRDDFATRVASPGVTGLPGLDFTDAFDDVD from the coding sequence GTGCGTCAGCAGACGTGGATTGGCCGGTTTCCGGTCCAGTCCAGAAGGGCATCCACACCGTGGCGTGGGGCAAAGGAGGTCTCGGGGGTGGCGTTGGTGGTGGCACAGGAGGTGCCCACGTCGTCGAGCATGGCCGTTCCCCATGGCCCTGCGGGCGTGGGGAAAGCAAGACATCGGATGCGCGATCAACTGCGCACCGGTGGAGTGACGGAATCGGTCATCGACGACGCCGTACTGATCCTTTCCGAACTTTTGAGCAATGCGTGCCGGCACGGCAGGCCCCTCGGCGACGCCCTCGCCGGGGACGGCGACGTGCGGGCCGCGTGGCGCGTCGACGCGTCCGGGAGGCTCACCGTCGAGGTGACGGACGGCGGTGGTCCGACCCGCCCGGTTCCCGCCACACCCTCGGTCACCGCACACGGTGGCCGCGGGCTGAACATCATCACGGCGCTGGCCAAGGACTGGGGCGTACGGGACGACACCCGCGGAGAGGTCACCGTGTGGGTCGTCGTCCAGGACGACGTGACGGACACGGCCGCCGCGCGTCGGCGTGACGACTTCGCTACGCGCGTCGCGTCACCGGGTGTGACGGGACTGCCCGGGCTGGACTTCACGGACGCCTTCGACGACGTGGACTGA
- a CDS encoding bifunctional DNA primase/polymerase produces the protein MREILGRRRRLLSRRNNGRPEMLSAALTFATDWQWPVLPGVAPDPQGRARCGCPDPECTVPGAHPFDPGLLAATTDERMVRWWWTNRPSAPIVLATGGTAPCAVSLPALAAARALDALDRTGMRLGPVVAAPTRWAILVAPYSMEQLGELLYAKDFVPGSLRFHGEGGYIALPPSETGQGQIRWERAPLPGSAAPWVPDVEAVVDAVVEALTRTGVSAPEL, from the coding sequence ATGCGCGAGATCCTCGGAAGGCGACGCAGGCTCCTGTCCAGGCGAAACAACGGGAGGCCTGAGATGCTCAGCGCGGCCCTGACCTTCGCGACCGATTGGCAGTGGCCCGTGCTCCCGGGTGTGGCACCGGACCCGCAGGGGCGTGCCCGCTGCGGGTGCCCGGACCCGGAGTGCACGGTGCCCGGTGCCCACCCCTTCGACCCCGGCCTCCTCGCGGCCACCACCGACGAGCGCATGGTGCGCTGGTGGTGGACCAACCGGCCGTCCGCACCCATCGTGCTGGCCACCGGAGGCACGGCCCCCTGCGCGGTGAGCCTGCCCGCCCTCGCGGCGGCCCGCGCACTCGACGCGCTCGACCGCACGGGCATGCGTCTCGGCCCGGTCGTCGCGGCGCCCACGCGCTGGGCGATCCTCGTCGCGCCCTACTCCATGGAGCAGCTCGGCGAGCTCCTCTACGCCAAGGACTTCGTGCCGGGGTCCCTGCGCTTCCACGGCGAGGGCGGCTACATCGCGCTGCCCCCGTCCGAGACCGGCCAGGGCCAGATCCGCTGGGAGCGCGCACCACTGCCCGGCTCGGCCGCGCCCTGGGTGCCCGATGTGGAGGCCGTGGTGGACGCGGTGGTGGAGGCGCTCACTCGTACGGGTGTGAGCGCGCCCGAGTTGTAG
- a CDS encoding glycerophosphodiester phosphodiesterase — protein sequence MTHARQHPIQVVAHRGASEDAPEHTLAAYRKAIEDGADALECDVRLTADGHLVCVHDRRVNRTSNGRGAVSALELAELAALDFGSWKNRDESPDWEYGPGDPQDTSVLTLERLLELVADAGRHVELAIETKHPTRWAGQVEDRLLLLLKRFGLDAPASAATSPVRVMSFSARSLHRVRSASPTLPTVYLLQFISPRLRDGRLPAGVRIAGPSMRIVRSYPRYIERLKRAGHQVHVWTVNEPEDVDLCVELGIDAIITNRPRAVLHQLGR from the coding sequence GTGACCCACGCACGACAGCACCCGATTCAGGTCGTCGCCCACCGCGGGGCCTCCGAAGACGCTCCCGAGCACACCCTGGCCGCGTACAGGAAGGCGATCGAGGACGGTGCGGACGCCCTCGAGTGCGATGTACGACTGACCGCGGACGGACATCTCGTCTGTGTACACGACCGCCGCGTCAACCGTACGTCCAACGGCCGCGGAGCCGTCTCCGCCCTGGAGCTCGCCGAGCTCGCCGCCCTGGACTTCGGCTCCTGGAAGAACCGCGACGAGTCCCCCGACTGGGAGTACGGCCCCGGGGACCCACAGGACACCTCCGTCCTCACCCTGGAGCGACTGCTCGAACTCGTCGCCGACGCGGGCCGCCACGTGGAGCTGGCCATCGAGACCAAGCACCCCACACGTTGGGCGGGCCAGGTCGAGGACCGGCTGCTGCTCCTCCTGAAGCGCTTCGGCCTGGACGCCCCGGCGAGCGCCGCCACCTCTCCGGTGCGCGTCATGAGCTTCTCGGCGCGCTCCCTGCACCGCGTCCGGTCCGCGTCCCCGACGCTGCCGACGGTCTATCTTCTGCAGTTCATCTCGCCCCGGCTGCGCGACGGACGACTGCCGGCCGGTGTCCGGATCGCAGGCCCCTCGATGCGGATCGTGCGCAGCTACCCCCGATACATCGAACGGCTGAAAAGAGCCGGTCATCAGGTCCACGTCTGGACGGTGAACGAACCCGAGGATGTCGATCTCTGCGTTGAACTGGGCATCGACGCCATCATCACCAACCGCCCACGCGCGGTGCTGCACCAACTCGGCCGCTGA
- a CDS encoding VOC family protein: protein MTLEWQNVIVHSADPEALGQWWAEALGWVVVHSSDVEFAIRPEPDRRPGLEFVRLDEAKKAKSRLHLDFVPDDQDAEVARLEAHGAQRVDIGQGDQSWVVMADPEGNEFCVLRQRPQ from the coding sequence ATGACCTTGGAATGGCAAAACGTAATTGTTCACTCGGCAGATCCGGAGGCCCTGGGGCAGTGGTGGGCCGAGGCTCTTGGTTGGGTGGTGGTCCACTCCTCTGATGTGGAGTTCGCGATCCGCCCGGAGCCGGATCGCCGACCGGGGTTGGAGTTCGTCCGGCTCGATGAGGCCAAGAAGGCCAAGAGCCGGCTGCATCTCGACTTCGTGCCTGATGATCAGGACGCCGAGGTGGCTCGCCTTGAGGCTCATGGCGCACAGCGTGTCGATATCGGTCAGGGTGACCAGTCGTGGGTCGTCATGGCAGACCCCGAAGGCAACGAGTTCTGTGTCCTTCGCCAACGACCTCAGTGA
- a CDS encoding helix-turn-helix domain-containing protein → MSREVENQRRCVAPAVWELAQGPKPTGRRNCLPGWLLTDPEMLHACRVRDFARVFRLVKTRAGIYPSMIARRCELTPSRVGEVIAGRRQLLHMDVVERIADGLRIPGHMLGLARRSWVRFTRSGWLVRSWTRASLIRRAPPPRSSARVGGGVRASVGPSQGVLRPVGPVQARAARSPGLRGAATGAPPPRSADRFIHEQVQQADERSAAHDLAAVDHPPAPR, encoded by the coding sequence ATGTCGCGAGAAGTAGAGAATCAGCGACGTTGCGTAGCCCCCGCAGTGTGGGAGCTTGCCCAAGGCCCGAAGCCGACCGGCCGCAGGAACTGCCTGCCAGGCTGGCTGCTCACCGATCCCGAAATGCTCCATGCGTGTCGGGTACGGGACTTCGCCAGAGTCTTCCGACTGGTGAAAACGAGAGCGGGCATCTACCCATCGATGATCGCCAGGCGATGCGAGCTGACGCCCAGCCGAGTCGGCGAAGTCATCGCAGGCCGCCGCCAGTTGCTCCACATGGACGTCGTCGAGCGCATCGCGGACGGCTTGCGCATCCCAGGCCACATGCTCGGGCTTGCCAGGCGATCTTGGGTGCGTTTCACGCGTTCTGGCTGGCTCGTACGCAGTTGGACCAGGGCAAGCTTGATCAGGCGTGCGCCACCGCCACGCTCTAGTGCCCGCGTCGGCGGTGGCGTCCGAGCGAGTGTCGGGCCATCTCAGGGGGTTCTGCGACCAGTTGGCCCCGTGCAGGCAAGAGCCGCCCGTAGCCCTGGCCTTCGAGGCGCGGCTACGGGAGCTCCTCCTCCCCGCTCAGCGGATCGCTTCATCCATGAGCAGGTACAGCAGGCCGACGAGCGATCCGCTGCTCACGATCTCGCGGCGGTCGATCATCCCCCCGCACCTCGCTGA
- a CDS encoding CU044_5270 family protein → MIRKKSRREESLDHAELARLLPAPGDPHLSLDRHLLLEEHLMNEIQRTAPAPAPAPAPAPARRPARRVLLIGVPVTAAALAGAFAFTALTNSGGNGTVAATPPPVEAPVVRIEPGSTAQLASTVEHIAAAASASETPEPGPGQYIYIKSKVSYLSVSHTDADESKTLVEPLHIREVWNSPDGKQGWLDEPGYQPKGGVTLNTDVESSLGGPSYDYLKTLPTDPDALLKKIYKETKGQGNSPDQQAFTTVGDLLNEELAPAKLNAALYRAAAKIPGVVVVEHAKDAAGREGIALAHVDQKSGDRTEWIFDPKTYAYLGSRAVQVKQADGIKPGTVINWTAVLERAVVDAQKQRPGAQGTGA, encoded by the coding sequence ATGATCCGCAAGAAGTCTCGGCGTGAGGAGTCGCTGGACCACGCGGAGCTGGCCCGGTTGCTGCCGGCGCCGGGAGACCCGCACCTGTCGCTCGACCGTCACCTGCTTCTAGAGGAGCACCTGATGAACGAGATCCAGCGCACCGCCCCTGCACCCGCCCCTGCACCCGCCCCTGCGCCGGCCCGCCGCCCGGCACGCCGTGTCCTGCTGATCGGTGTCCCGGTCACCGCCGCTGCCCTGGCCGGCGCCTTCGCCTTCACCGCGCTGACCAATTCCGGGGGCAACGGCACGGTCGCGGCCACCCCGCCCCCGGTCGAAGCGCCGGTCGTGCGCATCGAGCCCGGCAGCACCGCCCAGCTCGCCTCCACCGTCGAGCACATCGCCGCCGCCGCCTCGGCCAGCGAGACGCCCGAACCCGGCCCGGGGCAGTACATCTACATCAAGAGCAAGGTCTCCTACCTCTCCGTCTCGCACACCGACGCAGACGAGTCCAAGACCTTGGTCGAGCCCCTGCATATCCGTGAGGTCTGGAATTCCCCCGACGGCAAGCAGGGCTGGCTGGACGAGCCCGGCTACCAGCCCAAGGGCGGCGTCACCCTCAACACGGACGTCGAGAGCAGCTTGGGCGGCCCCTCCTACGACTACCTCAAGACGCTGCCCACCGACCCGGACGCCCTGCTGAAGAAGATCTACAAGGAGACCAAGGGCCAGGGGAACTCCCCGGACCAGCAGGCATTCACCACGGTCGGTGACCTGCTCAACGAGGAGCTCGCACCGGCGAAGCTGAACGCGGCGCTGTACCGGGCCGCGGCCAAGATCCCCGGGGTGGTGGTGGTGGAGCATGCCAAGGACGCCGCGGGACGCGAGGGAATCGCCCTGGCCCACGTCGACCAGAAGAGCGGCGACCGCACCGAGTGGATCTTCGACCCCAAGACGTACGCCTATCTCGGCAGCCGCGCTGTCCAGGTCAAGCAGGCCGACGGCATCAAGCCCGGCACGGTCATCAACTGGACCGCCGTGCTGGAGCGGGCCGTCGTCGACGCCCAGAAGCAGCGCCCCGGCGCGCAAGGTACCGGTGCGTGA
- a CDS encoding PP2C family protein-serine/threonine phosphatase produces the protein MLDIPSRVRVHVETLLAAQNDMGVCDAIEQYAPVGKPDTMNAPHVPKVAGIDSTVPAPAHTVAPTTSVTGSATGSSSATSSTGPGAVLQDRLAGWVSDLTTLHELTERLVRTATLNDALQELLRAGAALVGARRGLVVMEPGDGLGPDTTIGLGLARADLGHIETVPRSAMSYGRILDGLPGGEGEISQPDLLSEDGLDPRHREVAARLGYAASYALPLSTKAAGRLGAAVWLYDEPAEPVERQRHLVGLYARYATEHLARLLELDRTRACMKTISQELLPPRLPRVSGVQLAARHRTGPRGGGDWYDALPLPDAALGLAVGSVTGAGPSAVAAMGRLRASLRAYAVMEGEDPVAVLSDLELLLRLTEPARSATALFAYCEPALRKITLAGAGHSPPLVIGARRTEFVETSLSAPLGMLACWEAPSVELTAEPGETVLLYTDGLLHRTGDPMDRAFARLHAAAASVPRTLREDPGALADHVLRSVLPDGLDEADSGEDVVLLAARFD, from the coding sequence ATGCTGGACATCCCCTCACGAGTGCGTGTACATGTGGAGACACTGCTAGCGGCGCAGAACGACATGGGGGTTTGCGATGCTATCGAGCAATACGCACCGGTCGGAAAGCCGGACACCATGAACGCCCCTCACGTTCCGAAAGTGGCCGGAATCGATTCAACGGTTCCCGCGCCCGCACACACTGTCGCGCCGACGACCTCCGTCACGGGTTCCGCAACGGGCTCCTCTTCGGCCACCTCGTCCACCGGCCCCGGAGCCGTTCTCCAAGATCGGCTCGCCGGCTGGGTGTCCGACCTCACCACCCTCCACGAACTCACCGAGCGCCTGGTGCGCACCGCGACACTGAACGACGCGCTGCAGGAACTGCTGCGCGCCGGAGCCGCCCTCGTGGGCGCCCGGCGCGGTCTCGTCGTCATGGAACCGGGCGACGGACTCGGCCCGGACACCACCATCGGTCTGGGCCTCGCCCGCGCCGACCTCGGCCACATCGAGACCGTCCCGCGCAGCGCCATGTCGTACGGCAGGATCCTGGACGGACTGCCCGGCGGCGAGGGCGAGATCTCCCAGCCCGACCTCCTCTCCGAGGACGGGCTCGACCCCCGCCACCGCGAGGTGGCCGCCCGGCTCGGCTACGCCGCGAGCTACGCGCTGCCCCTGTCCACCAAGGCGGCGGGCCGGCTGGGGGCCGCCGTATGGCTCTACGACGAACCCGCCGAACCGGTGGAGCGCCAGCGCCACCTCGTCGGCCTCTACGCCCGCTACGCGACCGAACACCTGGCACGGCTGCTGGAGCTGGACCGCACACGCGCGTGCATGAAGACGATCTCCCAGGAGCTGCTGCCGCCGCGGCTGCCCCGGGTCTCCGGTGTCCAGCTCGCCGCCCGGCACCGCACGGGCCCGCGCGGAGGCGGCGACTGGTACGACGCGCTGCCGCTGCCCGACGCCGCGCTCGGCCTCGCGGTCGGCTCCGTCACCGGGGCCGGGCCCAGCGCGGTCGCCGCCATGGGCCGGCTGAGGGCCTCACTGCGGGCGTACGCCGTGATGGAGGGCGAGGACCCCGTCGCCGTCCTGTCCGACCTCGAGCTGCTGCTGCGCCTGACCGAGCCCGCCCGCTCCGCGACCGCCCTCTTCGCGTACTGCGAGCCCGCCCTGCGCAAGATCACGCTCGCCGGGGCCGGACACAGCCCGCCGCTGGTGATCGGCGCGCGGCGCACCGAGTTCGTGGAGACCTCGCTGTCCGCGCCCCTGGGCATGCTCGCCTGCTGGGAGGCGCCCAGTGTCGAACTGACGGCCGAGCCCGGCGAGACCGTGCTGCTCTACACCGACGGCCTGCTGCACCGCACCGGCGACCCCATGGACCGCGCCTTCGCCCGGCTGCACGCGGCGGCCGCCAGCGTCCCCAGGACGCTGCGTGAGGATCCCGGCGCGCTCGCCGACCATGTTCTGCGGTCCGTGCTGCCGGACGGGCTGGACGAGGCGGACAGCGGGGAGGACGTCGTACTCCTGGCGGCGCGCTTCGACTGA
- a CDS encoding RNA polymerase sigma factor, translating to MDYSLHTRIRAGDPEAFRELFRDHARLVHRHAVRVTGDWTVAEDIVSLTFLEAWRLRVKLRDEGDSPRPWLMGIAVNVLRNTTRAARRHKRALERLPAKETVPDFADELVGRIADADQLAAAQRVLKKLNRSEREVFTLCVWSGLGYAEAAAVLGVPVGTVRSRLSRARKRLSRLADEELRKGKEPLPRNGQVQGGRTSAARSHESYEERSE from the coding sequence GTGGACTACTCATTGCACACCCGGATACGGGCAGGCGACCCCGAGGCGTTCCGCGAGCTCTTCCGTGACCACGCCCGACTGGTCCACCGGCACGCGGTGCGCGTGACCGGGGACTGGACCGTCGCTGAGGACATCGTCTCGCTGACCTTCTTGGAGGCGTGGCGGCTGCGCGTCAAGCTGCGGGACGAGGGCGACAGCCCGCGCCCCTGGCTCATGGGCATCGCCGTGAACGTACTGCGCAACACCACCCGCGCCGCGCGCCGCCACAAGCGGGCGCTGGAGCGCCTGCCGGCCAAGGAAACGGTCCCGGACTTCGCCGACGAACTCGTCGGCCGTATAGCCGATGCCGACCAGCTGGCTGCCGCCCAGCGGGTGCTGAAGAAGCTGAACCGGAGCGAGCGCGAGGTCTTCACACTCTGTGTCTGGTCCGGGCTCGGCTACGCGGAGGCGGCGGCCGTGCTCGGCGTCCCGGTCGGCACCGTGCGCTCGCGCCTGTCCCGCGCCCGTAAACGGCTGAGCAGGCTGGCCGACGAAGAACTGAGAAAAGGCAAGGAACCGCTACCGCGCAACGGACAAGTACAGGGCGGCCGCACTTCTGCGGCCCGGTCACACGAGTCGTACGAGGAGAGGTCCGAATGA
- a CDS encoding ice-binding family protein, which produces MTVHHDSVRSRREYSGLWPDQSSPQSPGSLATEVNGDKEGLVHGSGCHPLRPSRQAANTEIQSNCRHGARDRAATDDDFDLEPCARSRGPGGIGDRHELRGPGRYKRHQCGRPPGPPTVVNGDLGVSPGSSVTGFPPGIVNGVQHVADAAALQAQSDLTIAYNDAASRATNTNLTSPGNIGGLTLVPGVYNASSSLNLTGTVTLDAKGDPNAVFIFKIASTLITAPASNVLLVNGAQACNVFWQVGSSATLDTNSFFKGNILALQSITVNTNAAIEGRALARNGAVTLDHNVITRAVCMTGPAGPPGPTGPAGPSGPAGPTGSTGPSGPPGPTGPAGPSGPAGPTGSTGPSGPAGPTGPSGPAGPTGPAGPSGPPGPSGPPGPKGDKGPKGDKGDRGPRGHKGDKGDKGDRGPKGHKGDRGPKGHKGDKGSWGNGYKSGSHKAR; this is translated from the coding sequence GTGACGGTGCATCACGATTCTGTGAGATCTCGTCGCGAGTACAGCGGCCTGTGGCCTGACCAGAGCTCGCCTCAGTCGCCAGGAAGCCTGGCGACCGAGGTCAACGGTGACAAGGAAGGACTCGTCCATGGCAGTGGATGCCATCCCCTCCGCCCCTCCCGACAGGCGGCGAACACGGAGATTCAGAGCAACTGTCGTCATGGTGCCCGCGACCGCGCTGCTACTGACGATGACTTTGATCTCGAACCTTGCGCGCGCAGCCGAGGCCCCGGTGGGATTGGGGACCGCCACGAGTTACGCGGTCCTGGCCGGTACAAACGTCACCAATGTGGTCGTCCCCCCGGTCCCCCCACGGTCGTCAACGGCGACCTGGGAGTCAGCCCTGGGAGCTCGGTGACGGGCTTTCCGCCCGGAATCGTCAACGGAGTGCAGCACGTCGCCGATGCCGCCGCCCTTCAGGCTCAGTCCGACCTGACCATCGCATACAACGACGCGGCCAGCAGGGCAACCAACACCAACCTGACGTCCCCGGGCAACATCGGCGGACTCACGCTGGTTCCCGGCGTCTACAACGCTTCGTCGTCGCTGAATCTCACCGGGACTGTCACTCTCGACGCCAAGGGTGACCCGAACGCCGTCTTCATCTTCAAGATCGCCTCCACTCTGATCACGGCCCCGGCGAGCAACGTCCTGCTCGTCAATGGAGCGCAGGCCTGCAACGTGTTCTGGCAGGTGGGGAGCTCCGCCACCCTCGACACCAATTCCTTCTTCAAGGGCAACATCCTGGCCCTGCAGTCCATCACGGTGAACACCAACGCGGCGATCGAGGGCCGGGCGCTGGCGCGTAACGGTGCGGTCACGCTGGACCACAACGTCATCACGAGGGCGGTTTGCATGACAGGCCCGGCCGGGCCTCCTGGTCCGACCGGACCCGCCGGGCCTTCTGGGCCTGCTGGTCCGACCGGATCCACTGGCCCCTCTGGGCCTCCTGGTCCGACCGGACCCGCCGGGCCTTCTGGGCCTGCCGGTCCGACCGGATCCACTGGCCCCTCTGGGCCTGCTGGTCCGACCGGCCCCTCTGGGCCTGCTGGTCCGACCGGACCCGCCGGACCCTCTGGGCCTCCCGGACCCTCTGGGCCTCCCGGTCCGAAGGGAGACAAGGGTCCGAAGGGTGATAAGGGAGACAGGGGCCCTCGGGGGCATAAGGGAGACAAGGGCGACAAGGGAGACAGAGGCCCGAAGGGGCATAAGGGAGACAGGGGTCCTAAGGGCCATAAGGGAGACAAGGGATCGTGGGGTAACGGCTACAAGAGCGGCAGTCACAAGGCTCGATAA